In one window of Gemmatimonadota bacterium DNA:
- a CDS encoding Lrp/AsnC family transcriptional regulator — MPDATDLAILQLLQANARTSNADIARRLDMAPSAILDRIRKLEQKGIIQGYTARIAPGAVGLGLTAFILVRTEERVGLGTIGQALARVPEVLEVHHVAGEDCYLVKVRVPDTAALSRLLHERFGRLKGVRNTRSTIVLATVKEGAPLPLPTGKGVDHDA, encoded by the coding sequence ATGCCCGATGCCACCGACCTGGCCATCCTGCAGCTGCTGCAGGCCAACGCCCGCACCAGCAACGCGGACATCGCCCGCCGCCTCGACATGGCGCCCTCGGCCATCCTCGACCGGATCCGGAAGCTCGAGCAGAAGGGCATCATCCAGGGGTACACCGCCCGGATCGCCCCGGGCGCCGTCGGCCTCGGGCTCACCGCGTTCATCCTCGTCCGCACCGAGGAGCGGGTCGGGCTCGGCACCATCGGCCAGGCGCTCGCCCGGGTCCCGGAGGTCCTCGAGGTCCATCACGTCGCCGGGGAGGACTGCTACCTGGTCAAGGTCCGGGTCCCCGATACCGCCGCGCTGAGCCGCCTGCTGCACGAGCGCTTCGGGCGCCTCAAGGGCGTCCGCAACACCCGCAGCACCATCGTGCTGGCCACCGTCAAGGAAGGCGCGCCGCTCCCGCTCCCCACCGGCAAGGGGGTGGACCATGACGCCTGA
- a CDS encoding DUF4097 family beta strand repeat protein, with translation MRSLMFALALPALAALPLGAQDFRWQGALASGRTLEVRGINGRIRATRADGAQALVTATKRAKDDDPDSVEIKVVEHAGGVTICAVYPSRRGGRANECRPGGGTMNPRDNDVEVLFEVQVPAGVHFEGSNVNGDVTGESLPADAAISTVNGDVSVSAAGMVEATTVNGSIDASLGSRVLERSVKFTTVNGGITVTLPAGASADVEASTVNGAIDTDFPINVTGRVNPRSLRGRIGEGGRTLELTTVNGGIRIRRGR, from the coding sequence ATGCGTTCCCTGATGTTCGCCCTCGCCCTCCCTGCGCTGGCCGCCCTGCCCCTCGGCGCCCAGGACTTCCGCTGGCAGGGGGCCCTCGCCAGCGGCCGGACCCTCGAGGTCCGGGGCATCAACGGCCGCATCCGCGCCACCCGCGCCGACGGGGCCCAGGCCCTGGTCACCGCCACCAAGCGGGCCAAGGACGACGATCCGGACTCGGTGGAGATCAAGGTGGTGGAGCACGCCGGGGGCGTGACGATCTGCGCGGTGTATCCCTCGCGCCGGGGCGGGCGGGCCAACGAGTGCCGCCCGGGCGGTGGCACGATGAACCCCCGCGACAACGACGTCGAGGTGCTGTTCGAGGTGCAGGTGCCCGCCGGCGTGCACTTCGAGGGCAGCAACGTCAACGGCGACGTGACCGGCGAGTCCCTCCCCGCCGACGCGGCCATCAGTACCGTCAACGGCGACGTGAGCGTCTCCGCGGCCGGGATGGTCGAGGCCACCACGGTGAACGGCTCGATCGACGCCAGCCTGGGCAGCCGAGTCCTGGAGCGGTCCGTGAAGTTCACCACCGTCAACGGCGGGATCACCGTCACCCTGCCGGCGGGGGCGAGCGCCGACGTCGAGGCGAGTACGGTCAACGGTGCGATCGACACCGACTTCCCCATCAACGTGACGGGCCGGGTGAACCCGCGGTCGCTGCGCGGCCGGATCGGGGAGGGCGGACGCACGCTGGAACTGACCACCGTCAACGGCGGGATCCGGATCCGGCGCGGCCGCTGA
- a CDS encoding zf-HC2 domain-containing protein, giving the protein MIHPLPDECSEYLDGGLPAERAARLERHVAGCAECAALLEELRRVVVRAQALDDQPPRRDLWPGVAAAIGAGPGRRREVALPLPLLLAAALALMVLSGGSVLVWTRSRPPVPALAVAPAPDPAVSAAGAGVDRGYAGAVRALEAELAQGRGRLDTLTVRVLEEKLALIDRAIGEAERALATDPANGYLAGHLTQTRLRKLDLLRRAAVLSRAVS; this is encoded by the coding sequence ATGATCCATCCGCTGCCGGACGAATGCTCGGAGTACCTCGATGGCGGACTGCCCGCCGAGCGCGCGGCGCGGCTGGAGCGCCACGTGGCCGGCTGCGCGGAATGCGCCGCGTTGCTCGAGGAACTGCGCCGGGTGGTGGTGCGGGCCCAGGCCCTCGACGACCAGCCGCCGCGCCGGGACCTCTGGCCCGGGGTGGCCGCGGCCATCGGCGCCGGTCCCGGCCGCCGCCGCGAGGTGGCCCTGCCGCTGCCGCTGCTGCTCGCCGCCGCCCTCGCGCTGATGGTGCTCTCGGGGGGCAGCGTGCTGGTGTGGACCCGGTCCCGTCCGCCGGTCCCGGCGCTCGCCGTCGCGCCTGCGCCGGACCCCGCGGTGAGCGCCGCCGGGGCGGGCGTCGACCGCGGCTACGCCGGGGCGGTGCGGGCCCTCGAGGCGGAGCTGGCCCAGGGCCGCGGGCGGCTCGACACGCTGACCGTCCGGGTGCTGGAGGAGAAGCTCGCCCTGATCGACCGGGCCATCGGGGAGGCCGAGCGCGCGCTCGCCACCGATCCCGCCAACGGATACCTCGCCGGGCACCTGACCCAGACCCGGCTGCGCAAACTCGACCTGCTCCGCCGGGCCGCGGTCCTCAGCCGCGCGGTGAGCTGA
- a CDS encoding RNA polymerase sigma factor, whose amino-acid sequence MLTTHTGTGTLRTTDASTADADAIDAALAASGDAHAFERLYRRHVNRVHNLVRRMLGEEAEDVTQEVLVRAWQKLGTFRGEAAFGTWLHRLAVNVILNRRTSRGRWRRLFAEEPDGGIDLPGRPASPAHGLDFETAMARLSPGARQVFVLHDVEGYRHEEIAGMLGINVGTSKSQLHYARMALRKTLG is encoded by the coding sequence ATGCTGACCACGCACACGGGAACCGGAACCCTGCGGACCACCGACGCCAGCACCGCCGACGCCGACGCCATCGATGCCGCGCTCGCGGCCAGCGGGGATGCGCACGCCTTCGAGCGGCTCTACCGCCGGCACGTGAACCGGGTGCACAACCTGGTGCGGCGGATGCTCGGGGAGGAGGCGGAGGACGTGACCCAGGAGGTGCTGGTGCGGGCGTGGCAGAAGCTGGGCACCTTCCGCGGCGAGGCGGCCTTCGGGACCTGGCTGCATCGGCTGGCGGTGAACGTGATCCTGAACCGGCGCACCTCGCGGGGCCGCTGGCGGCGGCTGTTCGCGGAGGAGCCGGACGGCGGGATCGACCTCCCCGGCCGCCCCGCCAGCCCGGCGCATGGGCTGGACTTCGAGACCGCGATGGCGCGCCTGTCGCCGGGCGCCCGGCAGGTGTTCGTGCTGCACGACGTCGAGGGCTACCGGCACGAGGAGATCGCCGGGATGCTCGGCATCAACGTCGGGACCTCCAAGTCGCAGCTGCACTACGCGCGCATGGCGCTGCGCAAGACCCTGGGGTGA
- a CDS encoding EamA family transporter has protein sequence MTPEQAARHRLTLLLAFAAIYLIWGSTYLAIAFAIHTIPPLLMAGVRFLVAGGLLYAWSRLRGAPRPRPVQWGWAFLLGALFFLVGNGAVVWVEQSIPSGLVALIVAMVSVWTALLEWLRPGGARPTGMVLAGIALGFAGVALLVLPGQGDAGHADPAGVALLMCSTFAWALASVLSRTADLPASAPQVSGMEMLAGGVWLFGASLLHGDPRHFDPGLVTLKSGLSVLYLIVFGSLVTFTAFAWLLQVTTPNKVATAGYVNPMVAVFLGWAFGGEALTPRALLASLVIVCSVVLIITGREFSLSRLRPAVRRAASAPKPR, from the coding sequence ATGACGCCTGAACAGGCCGCGCGGCACCGCCTCACCCTGCTGCTCGCGTTCGCGGCGATCTACCTCATCTGGGGCTCGACCTACCTTGCGATCGCCTTCGCGATCCACACCATTCCGCCGCTCCTCATGGCGGGGGTCCGGTTCCTCGTGGCCGGCGGGCTGCTCTACGCCTGGTCCCGGCTGCGGGGCGCCCCGCGCCCCCGGCCGGTGCAGTGGGGCTGGGCCTTCCTGCTCGGGGCGCTGTTCTTCCTGGTGGGCAACGGCGCTGTGGTGTGGGTGGAGCAGTCCATTCCCTCGGGCCTGGTGGCCCTGATCGTGGCCATGGTCTCGGTCTGGACCGCCCTGCTCGAATGGCTCCGTCCCGGGGGCGCCCGGCCTACCGGCATGGTCCTCGCCGGCATCGCCCTGGGGTTTGCCGGGGTGGCCCTGCTGGTGCTCCCCGGCCAGGGCGACGCGGGGCACGCCGACCCCGCCGGGGTGGCCCTCCTCATGTGCTCCACCTTCGCCTGGGCCCTGGCGTCGGTACTGTCCCGCACCGCCGACCTGCCCGCCAGCGCCCCGCAGGTCTCCGGCATGGAGATGCTCGCCGGCGGGGTGTGGTTGTTCGGCGCGAGCCTGCTGCACGGCGACCCGCGCCACTTCGACCCGGGGCTGGTCACGCTCAAGTCGGGGCTGTCGGTCCTCTACCTGATCGTCTTCGGGTCGCTGGTCACCTTCACGGCCTTTGCCTGGCTGCTGCAGGTCACCACCCCCAACAAGGTGGCCACCGCCGGCTACGTGAACCCGATGGTGGCGGTCTTCCTGGGCTGGGCCTTCGGCGGCGAGGCGCTCACCCCGCGGGCCCTGCTGGCGTCGCTGGTGATCGTGTGCTCCGTGGTGCTGATCATCACCGGGCGTGAGTTCTCGCTGTCCCGGCTGCGGCCGGCGGTCCGGCGCGCCGCCTCCGCCCCCAAGCCGCGTTGA
- a CDS encoding sigma 54-interacting transcriptional regulator, giving the protein MTMSAALPVHPPEPVEELVELATLFDVSEALGGSTPLHDGLREVMALLRRHPGALRGSLTLLDEETGELYIEASLDLPQEGRLARYQVGEGITGEVVATGRPMVVPDVAREPRFLHRTLRRGLHPADAVTFACVPILVDHRAVGALSVDLPHRPGDDTAPLVKFLHVVAALVALRLKTQRPLEEENRRLKQTLRERYDFSHLIGTSRPMRDVLAQVSQVAGTQTTVLIRGESGTGKELIASALHFHSPRAAGPLVKVNCAALPETLMESELFGHERGAFTGALSRKAGRFERAHGGTIFLDEIGELSLATQAKLLRVLQEREFERVGGGDPIPVDVRIITATNRDLEEAIRQRTFREDLYYRLNVFPVFLPPLRDRKTDILLLADHFIEKYAMAHQKPVTRLTTPAIDMLMRYHWPGNVRELENVIERAVVVADGPAIHGRHLPPSLQVPELAGPPRGPMKAMVERFEADILVDALKEARGSVAEITQALGSTERIIRYKLRKYGIKPGRYT; this is encoded by the coding sequence ATGACGATGTCCGCCGCGTTGCCCGTCCACCCCCCCGAACCGGTCGAGGAGCTGGTCGAGCTTGCCACGCTGTTCGACGTGAGTGAGGCCCTGGGCGGGTCCACCCCGCTGCACGACGGGCTCCGGGAGGTGATGGCGCTGCTGCGCCGCCACCCGGGAGCCCTCCGCGGCTCCCTCACCCTGCTGGACGAAGAGACCGGGGAGCTCTACATCGAGGCCTCCCTCGACCTGCCGCAGGAGGGCCGGCTGGCCCGGTACCAGGTCGGGGAGGGGATCACCGGAGAGGTGGTCGCGACCGGGCGGCCGATGGTAGTGCCGGACGTGGCCCGGGAGCCGCGCTTCCTGCACCGCACCCTCCGCCGGGGCCTGCATCCTGCCGACGCGGTGACCTTTGCCTGCGTGCCCATCCTGGTGGACCACCGGGCCGTCGGCGCCCTCTCGGTGGACCTGCCCCACCGCCCCGGCGACGACACCGCCCCGCTGGTCAAGTTCCTCCACGTGGTGGCCGCGCTGGTGGCGCTCCGGCTCAAGACCCAGCGGCCCCTGGAAGAGGAGAACCGCCGCCTCAAGCAGACCCTGCGGGAGCGCTACGACTTCAGTCACCTGATCGGCACCAGCCGCCCGATGCGCGACGTGCTCGCGCAGGTCTCCCAGGTGGCCGGCACCCAGACCACCGTCCTCATCCGGGGTGAATCCGGCACCGGCAAGGAGCTGATCGCCTCGGCGCTGCACTTCCACAGTCCCCGCGCCGCCGGGCCCCTGGTCAAGGTCAACTGCGCCGCCCTGCCCGAGACCCTCATGGAATCCGAGCTCTTCGGGCATGAGCGCGGGGCCTTCACCGGGGCGCTGAGCCGCAAGGCGGGGCGGTTCGAGCGGGCCCACGGCGGGACCATCTTCCTTGACGAGATCGGGGAGCTCTCCCTGGCCACCCAGGCCAAGCTGCTGCGGGTGCTGCAGGAGCGGGAGTTCGAGCGGGTGGGTGGCGGCGACCCGATCCCGGTCGACGTCCGCATCATCACCGCCACCAACCGCGACCTCGAGGAGGCCATCCGCCAGCGGACCTTCCGGGAGGACCTCTACTACCGGCTCAACGTCTTTCCGGTGTTCCTGCCGCCGCTCCGCGACCGGAAGACCGATATCCTGCTCCTGGCCGACCACTTCATCGAGAAATACGCCATGGCGCACCAGAAGCCGGTCACCCGGCTGACCACTCCCGCGATCGACATGCTGATGCGGTACCACTGGCCCGGCAACGTGCGCGAACTCGAGAACGTGATCGAGCGCGCCGTCGTGGTGGCCGACGGTCCCGCGATCCATGGCCGTCACCTGCCGCCCTCGCTCCAGGTGCCCGAGCTGGCCGGGCCGCCGCGCGGCCCCATGAAGGCCATGGTCGAGCGCTTCGAGGCCGACATCCTCGTCGACGCCCTCAAGGAGGCCCGGGGCTCCGTGGCCGAGATCACCCAGGCGCTGGGGAGTACCGAGCGGATCATCCGCTACAAGCTCCGGAAGTACGGCATCAAGCCGGGCCGTTATACCTGA
- a CDS encoding amino acid permease: protein MTSPPVSYRRTLGLFSGTMAVVGGIIGSGIFINPAIVAQRVGTAPLTLGIWILGGGIALIGAFCFGELGQRRPQAGGSYVYLREGLGALPAFLYAWALLLVMATGAIAAVAVTFASYAVPLLGLPPGWGRPLAAAAIAALTCINYLGIRPGAFTTNIFTVLKLVALGFLIAVGVAWAAPAAAAPAPPAPAHPAVAIAAALVPVLFAYGGWQQTNFIAEEIIDPLRNLPRALVLGVVIVVAVYLLANVAYLRMLGPAGLAASAAPAADAMRAALGPAGALVISLGITASTFGFLNLVIMVSPRVYRTLAADGLFFPAFAALHPTHRTPGTAILFQGLWAELLLFTGRYGQLLDYVVFCDWIFFGLCVVALFAIRRRDAAAGRTAAFRVPGWPVTPLLFIAASLYVVGGSIISNPRNALLGTAILLLGIPVFLFWKRRPPRAAPPGP from the coding sequence ATGACCTCCCCTCCCGTCAGCTACCGCCGCACCCTCGGGCTCTTCTCCGGCACCATGGCCGTCGTCGGCGGCATCATCGGCTCCGGCATCTTCATCAACCCCGCGATCGTGGCCCAGCGCGTCGGGACCGCGCCCCTGACGCTCGGGATCTGGATCCTCGGGGGCGGTATCGCGCTCATCGGCGCCTTCTGTTTCGGGGAGCTGGGGCAGCGGCGGCCGCAGGCCGGCGGCAGCTACGTCTACCTGCGCGAGGGGCTCGGGGCGCTCCCCGCGTTCCTGTATGCCTGGGCCCTGCTGCTGGTGATGGCCACCGGCGCCATCGCGGCGGTCGCGGTGACGTTCGCGAGCTACGCGGTGCCGCTGCTCGGGCTGCCGCCCGGCTGGGGCCGCCCCCTCGCGGCCGCCGCGATCGCGGCGCTCACCTGCATCAACTACCTCGGCATCCGCCCGGGCGCCTTCACCACCAACATCTTCACCGTGCTCAAGCTGGTGGCGCTCGGCTTCCTGATCGCGGTGGGGGTGGCGTGGGCGGCGCCGGCCGCGGCGGCCCCCGCCCCTCCGGCGCCGGCCCACCCCGCGGTGGCCATCGCCGCCGCGCTGGTGCCGGTGCTCTTCGCCTACGGCGGCTGGCAGCAGACCAACTTCATCGCCGAGGAGATCATCGACCCGCTCCGGAACCTGCCCAGGGCGCTGGTGCTCGGGGTGGTGATCGTGGTGGCGGTGTACCTGCTGGCCAACGTGGCTTACCTGCGTATGCTCGGGCCGGCCGGGCTCGCCGCGAGCGCGGCGCCCGCGGCCGACGCGATGCGCGCCGCGCTCGGTCCCGCCGGGGCGCTGGTGATCAGCCTCGGCATCACCGCCTCGACCTTCGGGTTCCTGAACCTGGTCATCATGGTCTCGCCCCGGGTGTACCGCACGCTGGCGGCCGACGGGCTTTTCTTCCCGGCGTTCGCCGCACTGCACCCGACGCATCGCACGCCGGGGACGGCCATCCTGTTCCAGGGACTGTGGGCGGAGCTGCTGCTGTTCACCGGGCGGTACGGCCAGCTGCTCGACTACGTGGTGTTCTGCGACTGGATCTTCTTCGGGCTGTGCGTGGTGGCGCTGTTCGCCATCCGGCGGCGCGATGCCGCGGCGGGGCGCACCGCGGCCTTCCGGGTGCCGGGATGGCCGGTGACGCCGCTGCTGTTCATCGCGGCCTCGCTGTACGTGGTCGGGGGGTCCATCATCTCGAACCCGCGGAACGCGCTGCTGGGCACGGCCATCCTCCTGCTCGGGATCCCGGTATTCCTGTTCTGGAAGCGGCGGCCGCCCCGGGCCGCGCCGCCCGGGCCCTGA
- a CDS encoding DUF4097 family beta strand repeat protein has translation MLTLLLALATVPQGTDTTIAVRGATRLELSSFEGAITVATWNRPSVRIQADHDEDTRVEVNAGARSLRVRAHSRYGPPEVTWRLTVPADLTLDLASQSGDIRVSGTRGEVNLSTVEGNVTVQGGVSFVSVQSVEGDLDISDVDGRVNLSTVDGGITVRGARGELRANAVDGAIRLADVRATRVDASTVDGEIEFTGVLEAGGRYHLTSHDGDVTVTVPTIDAEVSVSTFSGEFESDFPVTVTGAAGGRRLSFTLGTGAARLELESFDGTVALRRSGSPR, from the coding sequence ATGCTGACCTTGCTTCTTGCGCTGGCCACGGTGCCTCAGGGCACCGACACGACGATCGCCGTCCGGGGCGCCACCCGGCTCGAGCTCAGCAGCTTCGAGGGGGCCATCACGGTGGCCACCTGGAACCGGCCCTCCGTCCGGATCCAGGCGGACCACGACGAGGACACCCGCGTGGAGGTCAATGCCGGCGCGCGCAGCCTGCGGGTCCGCGCCCACAGCCGCTACGGCCCGCCCGAGGTCACCTGGCGCCTCACGGTGCCCGCGGACCTCACCTTGGACCTGGCCTCGCAGAGCGGGGACATCCGGGTGAGTGGCACCCGCGGCGAGGTGAACCTCTCTACCGTCGAGGGGAACGTCACGGTGCAGGGCGGGGTGTCCTTCGTGTCGGTGCAGTCAGTGGAGGGCGACCTGGACATCTCCGACGTGGATGGACGGGTGAACCTGTCCACCGTCGACGGGGGCATCACCGTGCGGGGCGCCCGGGGCGAACTCCGGGCCAATGCCGTGGACGGGGCCATCCGGCTCGCGGACGTCCGCGCCACGCGGGTGGACGCCAGCACCGTGGACGGCGAGATCGAATTCACCGGCGTACTCGAGGCCGGCGGGCGCTACCACCTCACGTCGCACGACGGCGACGTGACGGTGACGGTCCCCACCATCGACGCCGAGGTCTCGGTCTCCACCTTCAGTGGCGAGTTCGAGTCCGACTTCCCGGTGACGGTCACCGGCGCCGCCGGTGGCCGGCGGCTCAGCTTCACCCTCGGGACGGGCGCCGCCCGGCTCGAGCTGGAGTCCTTCGACGGCACGGTCGCGCTCCGCAGGAGCGGCAGCCCGCGCTGA
- a CDS encoding response regulator, with translation MRPASFSADAAPGSGPAPGRRGGVTAALAALEAAVRRFDSEADRAEADGTVRRLARALVEGGALEGRPEQLGAAEAVLQADPQALPAATAGLVSLLHRAVQAPGARAGGIILIVEDDVLFARALERGLSVHGRRVVTVGTAAGAREVLRQTPVDLVLLDLILPDDDGRALLVELRSHPRSSGVPVFVVSARLGSQTKAECFALGADAYFEKPLDFEAFAVAVSSRLERHATQAELARRDPVTGLPNRAAFLERLAHLRHASPADTRFALAVLDLDHFRWIEETWGRQFADSVLRRAGIRLAMVLRQAAVFARWDGAEFIALFAGRTAAEAAVIVDQARGMLRRVDFRATPEAPLTVSFSAGVVDLEAGQAIEEGLAQADRLRYVAKASGRNRVVSGEASLAVPSRRVLLAEDDPAMRRLVTQHLRREGFEVVAYPDGEAALAALPTSGASLIISDIQMPNLDGLAFLRALREQSDLLHIPVMMLTAVGDEAHIVRAFELGADDYLTKPASMRELVVRVRRLLRRPSLAGVPAA, from the coding sequence ATGCGCCCTGCCTCCTTTTCGGCCGATGCCGCCCCGGGAAGCGGCCCCGCCCCGGGCCGCCGCGGCGGCGTGACCGCCGCCCTCGCCGCCCTCGAGGCCGCCGTGCGTCGGTTCGACTCCGAGGCCGACCGCGCGGAGGCCGACGGGACGGTGCGGCGCCTGGCCCGTGCCCTCGTGGAAGGGGGCGCGCTCGAAGGTCGGCCGGAGCAACTGGGGGCCGCCGAGGCGGTCCTCCAGGCCGACCCCCAGGCCCTCCCCGCCGCGACCGCGGGACTGGTGAGCCTGCTCCACCGGGCCGTCCAGGCCCCTGGTGCCCGGGCCGGGGGGATCATCCTCATCGTGGAGGATGACGTGCTCTTTGCCCGCGCGCTGGAACGCGGGCTCAGCGTCCACGGCCGCCGGGTGGTGACGGTCGGGACCGCCGCCGGCGCCCGGGAGGTCCTGCGCCAGACCCCGGTCGACCTCGTGCTCCTGGACCTGATCCTGCCCGACGACGACGGCCGGGCCCTCCTCGTGGAGTTGCGCTCCCATCCCCGGAGCTCGGGGGTGCCGGTCTTCGTGGTCTCCGCCCGACTCGGCAGCCAGACCAAGGCGGAGTGCTTTGCCCTCGGGGCTGATGCCTATTTCGAGAAGCCGCTCGATTTCGAGGCCTTCGCCGTGGCGGTGAGTTCCCGGCTGGAGCGGCACGCCACTCAGGCGGAGCTGGCCCGGCGGGATCCGGTCACCGGCCTGCCCAACCGGGCGGCGTTCCTCGAGCGCCTGGCGCACCTGCGCCACGCCAGCCCGGCCGACACCCGCTTCGCCCTCGCGGTCCTCGACCTCGATCACTTCCGGTGGATCGAGGAGACCTGGGGACGCCAGTTCGCGGACAGCGTGCTCCGCCGGGCCGGGATCCGGCTGGCCATGGTGCTGCGGCAGGCGGCGGTGTTTGCCCGCTGGGACGGGGCGGAGTTCATCGCGCTCTTCGCGGGCCGGACCGCGGCGGAGGCGGCCGTGATCGTGGATCAGGCGCGGGGCATGCTTCGCCGGGTGGACTTCCGCGCCACGCCAGAGGCGCCGCTCACCGTCAGCTTCTCCGCCGGGGTGGTGGACCTCGAGGCCGGGCAGGCCATCGAGGAGGGTCTTGCGCAGGCCGACCGGCTCCGGTACGTGGCCAAGGCGTCCGGCCGGAACCGGGTGGTCTCCGGCGAGGCGAGCCTCGCGGTCCCGTCCCGCCGCGTGCTGCTGGCCGAGGACGACCCCGCGATGCGCCGCCTGGTGACCCAGCACCTCCGCCGGGAGGGCTTCGAGGTGGTGGCCTATCCCGACGGTGAAGCGGCGCTCGCCGCCCTGCCCACCTCGGGCGCCAGCCTCATCATCAGTGACATCCAGATGCCCAACCTCGACGGGCTCGCGTTCCTCCGCGCGCTGCGGGAGCAGTCCGACCTGCTGCATATCCCCGTGATGATGCTGACCGCGGTCGGCGACGAGGCCCACATCGTCCGCGCGTTCGAGCTCGGCGCCGACGACTACCTCACCAAGCCGGCCTCGATGCGCGAACTCGTGGTCCGGGTGCGCCGGTTGCTGCGTCGCCCGAGCCTCGCGGGGGTCCCCGCGGCCTGA